Below is a window of Desmonostoc muscorum LEGE 12446 DNA.
GGTAATATAACCAAAATTCCGACGCATTTGGACTAATTGCTCTCTGTTAGAACCATTGAGTTCTTGTCCCAAAATCTTAAGACTTCCCTTTTTAACAGAACGTAAGCAACCAATTAAACTCAGCAATGTGCTTTTTCCTGAACCTGAAGGCCCGGTCAAAATCACAAATTCTTTGGCTTTAACTTCTAGATTAATGTCAGATAAAACTTGCTTTTGGAGTTCGCCTTCTCCAAAAAAGTAATTGAGATTTTCGATGGAAATAATTGTTTGGGAATTTGTCATTTGTCATTTGTCATTGGGCATTAGTTATTTCCCCCATCCCCCTCATCCCCCTCATCTCCCTCATCTCCCCCACTCCCCCACTCCCCACTCCCCACTCCCCACTCCCCACTCCCCATTCCCCAGTTCAAAACAAGTCTGCTGGATTGGCATCTTTTAACTTATTCATAGTAATAGTACCGGATGTAAAGCACATAATAATTGTTAGTAGAAGTACCAATGAGGCTCTGGGAAATGTCATGTGCATGGGTAAAGCAGTTGCATTTTTAACAATTTCATACAATCCTACAGAAACGATTAGCCCAGGAATGTAACCTAATACTGCTAAAATGAGTGCTTCCTGAAACAAAACGTTTAAAAAATAACGATGTTTATAGCCTCTGGCTTTGAGAACTGCGTAATCTGGTAAATGATCGGAGACTTCGCCATATAGAATTTGATAAACAATAATTACTCCTACTAGGAAACCAACGAAAACTCCCGTACTAAATACAAATCCAATGGGAGCGCTGGTAGCCCAATAATGTTTTTCATAATCAATAAATTCTTGACGCGTCATCACTTGAACACTCGCAGGAAGTTGAGTGCTGATTTTTTTGGCGATCGCTTTGCGATTTACACCAGGTTTAAGCTTGATCAACCCAATGTTAATATTGTTTGCAGAACGTATCGGTAACAAATAATTAAAAGTCGTACTGCTGGTAATCACATTACCATCATCGGCAAAGGAAGCACCAGCAAAATTGACTAAGCCGCTAATCCAAACTTTCAGATCGCCGATTTCTGCTGCAACTGATTTTCCTGACTCCAAATCGTTTAAGATATTGCCATATTCTTTTAAGTTAGAGTTGCGATCGAATAAAATCACACCCCTAGTTCTCAATAAATGGGCAACTCGATCAAAATTGGGAATTTCAAATGGACAATTATCTGGGTTGATGCCCAAGAGAATAATTCCTTTACCTGCACTGACATTGCCATACTTGAAAGAATGCTGTCCGTGGTACACATAGTTAACAGAGTCAACTTCGCCAAAATTAAGCGTGCGATACAAATATTGCCGAGGAAATTCTCTGGTGTTAGCCAAAGTCTTCATTTCCGGATTAATTAAAATCAAATCACCCACCAGCCGACTGTGTAAGGCTGTTTGGCTGTCGTAGAGGGAATCTAAAAAAGCCAATTGCATAAATATCAGAATTACCGCAAAAGCAATTCCGACAATCGCTACCACCAGCCGCAGCTTATAGCGAGTTAGTTGCAACCAAGCTAAGGGGATTCTGCCAAAAGAATTCATGTATAATCTTTAAATTCCAATTGATTACATTTATTTGCCACATCCGAACTTTATCTAGTTTGCAATGATGAAGCGATGGCTTGCCGACAGTATTTTCCTCACGATAATTATTAAAAATGCTACTTTGTGCTACTGACATGAGACAGCGTTAGCCGGGGGCTGAATTTTCTGATAAATTATTTAGGATTGCTATAGTTAATTTGCACAGTGCATCAGTTCTAAAGACTAGTTTTTAGGTAAGAATTCAGGAGTCAG
It encodes the following:
- the devC gene encoding ABC transporter permease DevC, which codes for MNSFGRIPLAWLQLTRYKLRLVVAIVGIAFAVILIFMQLAFLDSLYDSQTALHSRLVGDLILINPEMKTLANTREFPRQYLYRTLNFGEVDSVNYVYHGQHSFKYGNVSAGKGIILLGINPDNCPFEIPNFDRVAHLLRTRGVILFDRNSNLKEYGNILNDLESGKSVAAEIGDLKVWISGLVNFAGASFADDGNVITSSTTFNYLLPIRSANNINIGLIKLKPGVNRKAIAKKISTQLPASVQVMTRQEFIDYEKHYWATSAPIGFVFSTGVFVGFLVGVIIVYQILYGEVSDHLPDYAVLKARGYKHRYFLNVLFQEALILAVLGYIPGLIVSVGLYEIVKNATALPMHMTFPRASLVLLLTIIMCFTSGTITMNKLKDANPADLF